A single region of the Streptomyces virginiae genome encodes:
- a CDS encoding DNA alkylation repair protein codes for MPTADELLSADTVTTLARLLADAGGRRSSPALRARAATLDGLTFSGRVTAVRDAVLDDLPDTWPAFEAVVRTALDRPGFEGWMTFPVGEAVAVRGLEVFEPGLDLLHDLTSRLTAESAVRPFLRADPDRALAVVQKWTDDPDPHVRRLASEGTRPRLPWAPQLPAFIADPRPAVPVLDALYRDGSEYVRRSVSNHLNDISRDHPALAVETAARWLAEPEATTDRVVRHGLRTLIKAGRPEALTLLGHSPDVAVAVSGPVVAEPRVAVGEYLVFDWTVTNTGPLPAQLVIDYVVHHAKANGTRTPKVFKLVTRALAPGETLGGTKRHSFKPITTRRYHSGEHLVQLQINGRVRGEASFSLDAS; via the coding sequence ATGCCCACGGCCGATGAACTCCTCAGCGCGGATACCGTCACCACCCTGGCCCGACTGCTCGCCGACGCGGGCGGCCGCCGGTCCTCACCGGCCCTGCGCGCCCGCGCCGCCACCCTCGACGGGCTGACCTTCAGCGGCCGCGTCACCGCCGTCCGCGACGCCGTGCTCGACGACCTCCCCGACACGTGGCCCGCCTTCGAGGCCGTCGTGCGCACCGCCCTCGACCGGCCCGGCTTCGAGGGCTGGATGACCTTCCCCGTCGGCGAGGCCGTCGCCGTCCGCGGCCTGGAGGTCTTCGAGCCCGGGCTGGACCTGCTGCACGACCTCACCTCCCGGCTCACCGCCGAGTCCGCCGTACGGCCCTTCCTGCGCGCCGACCCGGACCGCGCCCTGGCCGTCGTACAGAAGTGGACGGACGACCCGGACCCGCACGTACGCCGCCTCGCCAGCGAGGGCACCCGGCCCCGGCTGCCGTGGGCTCCGCAGCTGCCCGCCTTCATCGCCGACCCGCGCCCGGCCGTGCCCGTGCTGGACGCCCTGTACCGCGACGGGTCCGAGTACGTGCGCCGCTCCGTCTCCAACCACCTCAACGACATCAGCCGCGACCATCCCGCCCTCGCGGTCGAGACGGCGGCCCGCTGGCTGGCCGAGCCCGAGGCCACGACCGACCGGGTCGTACGCCACGGACTGCGGACCCTGATCAAGGCCGGCCGGCCCGAGGCGCTGACCCTGCTCGGCCACTCCCCCGACGTGGCCGTGGCCGTGAGCGGCCCGGTCGTCGCCGAGCCCCGGGTCGCCGTCGGCGAGTACCTCGTCTTCGACTGGACGGTCACCAACACCGGCCCGCTCCCGGCGCAGCTGGTCATCGACTACGTCGTCCACCACGCGAAGGCCAACGGCACCCGCACCCCCAAGGTGTTCAAACTCGTCACGCGCGCCCTCGCCCCCGGCGAGACCCTCGGCGGTACCAAGCGGCACTCCTTCAAGCCCATCACCACCCGCCGCTACCACTCGGGCGAGCACCTGGTGCAGCTCCAGATCAACGGCCGGGTCCGCGGCGAGGCCTCTTTTTCGCTGGACGCGTCCTGA
- a CDS encoding aldehyde dehydrogenase family protein, which translates to MNAQPLYIGGEWVEPAGGHYDVVNPADESVVGLAPEASREQVADAARAAAEAFESWSRTAPETRAAILDRAADIMQREFEPWTALAQAETGAPTGIARGMQVGVGVARFRRYAKGALEPVEKGLPPQVTEAGPMGRASILGALEVRQPVGVVTCITSYNNPWANPAGKVAPALAMGNTVVVKPAPQDPLSVFRMAQALHEAGVPAGVVNVVGGQSVEVGEAAVDSPYVDMVSFTGSTGVGQRIAEVCGRTMKRQLMELGGKGAAVVMDDADLDAAVMGIGTTFSFYSGQICTAPTRVIVHRSVYEQLVEKLTGYLAFMKVGDPAERGTVVGPVISAAHRDRVESYIELGKKEGARIAYGGERPVVGDGRGFYVAPTLLVDCTNDMRVVREEIFGPVVVVVPFDGDEDEAVRLANDSDFGLLSYVWSGDSARAFRIARRLRAGGVGVNTIGRNMEAPFGGFKRSGVGRDVGSYALHAYSEVQSIVWPG; encoded by the coding sequence TTGAACGCACAACCCCTGTACATCGGCGGCGAGTGGGTGGAGCCGGCCGGCGGCCACTACGACGTGGTGAACCCGGCCGACGAGTCGGTGGTCGGGCTCGCCCCCGAGGCCTCGCGCGAACAGGTCGCGGACGCGGCCCGCGCCGCGGCCGAGGCCTTCGAGAGCTGGTCGCGCACGGCGCCGGAGACCCGGGCGGCGATCCTCGACCGGGCCGCGGACATCATGCAGCGCGAGTTCGAGCCGTGGACGGCCCTGGCCCAGGCGGAGACGGGCGCCCCGACCGGGATCGCGCGCGGGATGCAGGTCGGCGTGGGCGTGGCCCGCTTCCGCCGGTACGCCAAGGGGGCGCTGGAGCCGGTCGAGAAGGGCCTGCCGCCGCAGGTCACCGAGGCCGGTCCGATGGGGAGGGCGAGCATCCTGGGCGCGCTGGAGGTCCGCCAGCCGGTCGGCGTGGTCACCTGCATCACCTCCTACAACAACCCGTGGGCGAACCCGGCGGGCAAGGTCGCACCCGCCCTGGCCATGGGCAACACGGTCGTCGTCAAGCCGGCCCCGCAGGACCCGCTGTCCGTCTTCCGGATGGCGCAGGCGCTGCACGAGGCCGGCGTTCCGGCGGGCGTCGTCAACGTGGTCGGCGGGCAGTCGGTGGAGGTCGGCGAGGCAGCCGTGGACTCCCCGTACGTCGACATGGTGTCCTTCACCGGCTCCACCGGCGTCGGCCAACGCATCGCGGAGGTCTGCGGCCGCACGATGAAGCGGCAGCTGATGGAACTCGGCGGCAAGGGCGCGGCCGTCGTCATGGACGACGCCGACCTGGACGCGGCGGTGATGGGCATCGGCACCACCTTCTCCTTCTACTCCGGCCAGATCTGCACCGCTCCCACCCGGGTGATCGTCCACCGGTCGGTCTACGAGCAGCTCGTCGAGAAGCTCACCGGCTACCTGGCCTTCATGAAGGTCGGCGACCCCGCCGAGCGGGGCACGGTCGTCGGCCCGGTGATCTCGGCGGCGCACCGCGACCGCGTGGAGTCGTACATCGAGCTGGGGAAGAAGGAGGGCGCGCGGATCGCGTACGGCGGCGAGCGCCCCGTGGTCGGCGACGGCCGGGGCTTCTACGTCGCCCCGACCCTGCTCGTGGACTGCACCAACGACATGCGGGTGGTCCGTGAGGAGATCTTCGGCCCGGTCGTCGTGGTCGTCCCCTTCGACGGCGACGAGGACGAAGCGGTCCGGCTGGCCAACGACAGCGACTTCGGCCTGCTCAGCTACGTGTGGTCCGGGGACTCGGCGCGCGCCTTCCGCATCGCGCGGCGGCTGCGCGCGGGCGGGGTCGGCGTGAACACCATCGGCCGCAACATGGAGGCCCCGTTCGGCGGCTTCAAGCGCAGCGGGGTGGGCCGCGACGTCGGCTCGTACGCCCTGCACGCCTACAGCGAGGTCCAGTCGATCGTCTGGCCGGGCTGA
- a CDS encoding N-acyl-D-amino-acid deacylase family protein: MLDHLIKGATVVDGTGAPARVADVGIRDGRIAAIAAPGTVTEEARTTEDATGLVLTPGFIDPHTHYDAQLFWDPYATPSMNHGVTTVAGGNCGFTLAPLNPARPEDADYTRRMMSKVEGMALKALEEGVDWTWSTFGEYLDALEGRIAVNAGFMVGHCALRRHVMGEDAVGGQPTPEQMRQMLDLFHDAMNAGAWGLSTTQSSTHSDGSGAPVASRHARPAELLALSEAVAEHEGTQLEAIVAGCLDQFSDDEIDLFVEMSAAAGRPLNWNVLTIDASVPERVPRQLIPSERARKAGGRIVALTMPILTPMNMSLGTFCALNLIPGWGEILGLPVPERIAKLRDADVRAEMLRRADSKEAGVFRRLAHFGRYVIGDTYSKENEGLSGRVVNDIAAERGQDPFHCLVEICANDDLRTILWPMPTDNDPASWALRQETWQHEDVMLGGSDAGAHLDRMCGAPYTTRFLGDCLRGRKLVPLEQAVRMLTDDPAQLFGLRERGRLAEGFHADLVLFDPERIEAGPATLVHDLPGDSPRLDARAIGIVSVRVNGVETIRDDQVTGAVPGIVLRSGRDTRTVSTR, translated from the coding sequence ATGCTCGACCACCTGATCAAGGGCGCGACCGTCGTGGACGGCACCGGCGCCCCCGCCCGCGTCGCAGACGTGGGGATACGCGACGGCCGGATCGCGGCGATAGCCGCACCCGGCACCGTCACCGAAGAGGCCCGCACCACCGAGGACGCCACCGGGCTGGTCCTCACCCCCGGCTTCATCGACCCGCACACGCACTACGACGCCCAGCTCTTCTGGGACCCCTACGCCACGCCCTCCATGAACCACGGCGTCACCACCGTCGCCGGCGGCAACTGCGGCTTCACCCTGGCCCCGCTCAACCCCGCCCGCCCCGAGGACGCCGACTACACCCGCCGCATGATGAGCAAGGTCGAGGGCATGGCCCTCAAGGCCCTGGAGGAGGGCGTCGACTGGACCTGGTCCACCTTCGGCGAGTACCTCGACGCCTTGGAGGGCCGGATCGCCGTCAACGCCGGGTTCATGGTCGGCCACTGCGCCCTGCGCCGGCACGTGATGGGCGAGGACGCCGTCGGCGGCCAGCCCACCCCCGAGCAGATGCGGCAGATGCTCGACCTCTTCCACGACGCCATGAACGCCGGCGCCTGGGGACTGTCCACCACCCAGTCCTCCACCCACTCCGACGGTTCCGGCGCCCCCGTGGCCTCCCGCCACGCCCGCCCCGCCGAACTGCTCGCCCTGTCCGAGGCCGTCGCCGAACACGAGGGCACCCAGTTGGAGGCGATCGTCGCCGGCTGCCTCGACCAGTTCTCGGACGACGAGATCGACCTCTTCGTGGAGATGAGCGCCGCCGCCGGCCGGCCCCTCAACTGGAACGTCCTCACCATCGACGCCTCCGTCCCCGAACGCGTCCCGCGCCAGCTCATCCCGAGCGAGCGCGCCCGCAAGGCCGGCGGCCGGATCGTCGCGCTGACCATGCCGATCCTCACCCCCATGAACATGTCGCTCGGGACCTTCTGCGCGCTCAACCTCATCCCCGGCTGGGGCGAGATCCTCGGCCTGCCCGTCCCCGAGCGGATCGCGAAGCTCCGCGACGCCGACGTACGCGCCGAGATGCTGCGCCGCGCCGACAGCAAGGAGGCCGGAGTCTTCCGGCGCCTCGCCCACTTCGGCCGGTACGTCATAGGCGACACGTACAGCAAGGAGAACGAGGGCCTCTCCGGCCGGGTCGTGAACGACATCGCCGCCGAACGCGGCCAGGACCCCTTCCACTGTCTGGTGGAGATCTGCGCCAACGACGACCTGCGCACGATCCTCTGGCCGATGCCCACCGACAACGACCCGGCGAGCTGGGCCCTGCGCCAGGAGACCTGGCAGCACGAGGACGTCATGCTCGGCGGCTCCGACGCCGGCGCGCACCTGGACCGGATGTGCGGAGCCCCGTACACGACCCGCTTCCTCGGCGACTGCCTGCGCGGACGCAAGCTCGTCCCGCTGGAGCAGGCCGTACGCATGCTCACCGACGACCCGGCCCAGTTGTTCGGGCTGCGCGAGCGCGGCCGCCTCGCCGAGGGCTTCCACGCCGACCTGGTCCTCTTCGACCCGGAGCGGATCGAGGCCGGTCCCGCGACCCTGGTCCACGACCTGCCCGGGGACAGCCCGCGGCTGGACGCGCGGGCCATCGGCATCGTCTCGGTACGGGTCAACGGCGTGGAGACCATCCGCGACGACCAGGTGACGGGGGCCGTGCCGGGCATCGTGCTCCGGTCCGGCCGGGACACGAGGACGGTGAGCACCCGTTGA
- a CDS encoding LLM class flavin-dependent oxidoreductase: MEFGLFVQGYVPEARSKVDPEAEHKALIEETEYVIQADKSGFKYAWASEHHFLEEYSHLSANEVFLGYLAHATERIHLGSGIFNPLAPVNHPVKVAEKVAMLDHLSKGRFEFGTGRGAGSHEILGFLPGIEDMNGTKEIWEETIAEFPKMFLQEEYEGFQGKHWSLPPRKVFPKPYGKAHPAMWYAAGSPSSYAMAAKKGLGVLGFSVQKVSDMEWVLDQYKTAIREAKAIGAFVNDNVMVTSTAICAETHDKAVEIAVNANMNRFQSLVFRYHDTFPRPEAIPQWPETLPEYNAEIIELLIAEELLICGDPSEVRAQCKRWEQAGADQLSFGLPTGVSPEDTMTTIKLIGEHVIPHIDTDPIHRTTRFRQAV; this comes from the coding sequence TTGGAATTCGGGCTCTTTGTGCAGGGATACGTGCCTGAGGCGCGGTCCAAGGTCGACCCCGAGGCAGAGCACAAGGCGCTGATCGAGGAGACCGAGTACGTCATACAGGCGGACAAGTCCGGCTTCAAGTACGCCTGGGCCTCCGAGCACCACTTCCTGGAGGAGTACTCGCACCTGTCGGCGAACGAGGTGTTCCTCGGGTACCTCGCCCACGCCACCGAGCGCATCCACCTCGGATCCGGCATCTTCAACCCGCTCGCCCCGGTGAACCACCCGGTCAAGGTGGCCGAGAAGGTCGCCATGCTCGACCACCTCTCCAAGGGCCGCTTCGAGTTCGGCACCGGCCGCGGCGCCGGCAGCCACGAGATCCTCGGCTTCCTGCCGGGCATCGAGGACATGAACGGCACCAAGGAGATCTGGGAGGAGACCATCGCGGAATTCCCCAAGATGTTCCTCCAGGAGGAGTACGAGGGGTTCCAGGGCAAGCACTGGTCGCTCCCGCCGCGCAAGGTCTTCCCCAAGCCGTACGGCAAGGCCCACCCGGCCATGTGGTACGCCGCCGGCTCCCCGTCCTCCTACGCGATGGCGGCGAAGAAGGGCCTCGGCGTGCTGGGCTTCAGCGTGCAGAAGGTCTCCGACATGGAGTGGGTCCTCGACCAGTACAAGACGGCCATCCGGGAGGCGAAGGCCATCGGCGCCTTCGTCAACGACAACGTCATGGTCACCTCGACCGCGATCTGCGCCGAGACCCACGACAAGGCCGTCGAGATCGCCGTCAACGCCAACATGAACCGCTTCCAGTCGCTGGTCTTCCGCTACCACGACACCTTCCCGCGGCCCGAGGCGATCCCGCAGTGGCCCGAGACCCTGCCGGAGTACAACGCGGAGATCATCGAGCTCCTGATCGCCGAGGAACTCCTGATCTGCGGCGACCCGTCGGAGGTCCGCGCCCAGTGCAAGCGCTGGGAGCAGGCCGGCGCCGACCAGCTGTCCTTCGGCCTGCCGACCGGCGTCTCGCCCGAGGACACCATGACGACGATCAAGCTGATCGGCGAACACGTCATCCCGCACATCGACACGGACCCGATCCACCGAACGACCCGCTTCCGCCAGGCCGTCTGA
- a CDS encoding SDR family NAD(P)-dependent oxidoreductase → MGKLDGRVVIITGAARGQGEQEARLFAAEGARVLLGDVLDEQGAAVAKDIGEDRARYVRMDVSREEDWAAAVAAAKETFGPIDGLVNNAGILRFNELTATPLEEFQQVVQVNQVGAFLGIKAVAPEIAAAGGGTIVNTSSYTGLTGMAYVGTYAATKAAILGLTRVAALELAAKNIRVNAMCPGAVDTPMANPGLLDPANMTDEAKDAMAELYKRVVPMGRVGQPEEIAKLALFLTADDSSYITGQPFVIDGGWMAGVSIL, encoded by the coding sequence ATGGGCAAGCTGGACGGGCGCGTCGTCATCATCACCGGCGCGGCGCGCGGGCAGGGGGAGCAGGAGGCCCGGCTCTTCGCCGCCGAGGGCGCGCGGGTGCTCCTCGGCGACGTGCTGGACGAGCAGGGCGCGGCGGTGGCCAAGGACATCGGCGAGGACCGGGCCCGGTACGTACGGATGGACGTGAGCCGCGAGGAGGACTGGGCGGCCGCCGTCGCCGCCGCGAAGGAGACCTTCGGCCCGATCGACGGCCTGGTCAACAACGCGGGCATCCTGCGCTTCAACGAGCTGACCGCGACCCCGCTGGAGGAGTTCCAGCAGGTGGTCCAGGTCAACCAGGTGGGCGCCTTCCTCGGCATCAAGGCGGTGGCCCCCGAGATCGCGGCGGCCGGCGGCGGCACCATCGTCAACACCTCCTCGTACACGGGCCTGACGGGCATGGCGTACGTGGGCACGTACGCCGCGACCAAGGCGGCGATCCTCGGCCTGACCCGGGTGGCCGCGCTGGAGCTGGCGGCCAAGAACATCCGGGTCAACGCCATGTGCCCGGGGGCCGTGGACACCCCGATGGCCAACCCGGGGCTGCTGGACCCGGCGAACATGACCGACGAGGCCAAGGACGCGATGGCCGAGCTCTACAAGCGGGTGGTCCCGATGGGGCGGGTGGGGCAGCCGGAGGAGATCGCGAAGCTGGCGCTCTTCCTGACGGCCGACGACTCCTCGTACATCACCGGCCAGCCGTTCGTGATCGACGGCGGCTGGATGGCGGGCGTCAGCATTCTCTGA
- a CDS encoding LLM class F420-dependent oxidoreductase yields the protein MARVFPQGRLVYGMQLPIQSQSTIYAEPWEASATAADLAGIARAADRAGFGYLATCDHVAIPRRLAGPMSTVWYDPVATLSFLAGITERARLLSHVAILGLRHPLISAKQYATLDHLSGGRLILGVGAGHVQEEFEILGVDFARRGAVLDETLDALRAALGPEEYPEFEGELFSFKDLGQLPRPAQERIPVWVGGSSPAAVRRAAVRGDGWLPQGDPRDRLPGQIARIEELREAAGVTDPIEFGAITEALYIGEPDWDTGRRTLTGKAEALAESLREYKALGVDQIQVRFRSRDRAELVDQITAFGAEVAPLLND from the coding sequence ATGGCGCGCGTATTTCCGCAAGGTCGGCTGGTCTACGGGATGCAGCTCCCGATCCAGTCGCAGAGCACCATCTACGCCGAGCCCTGGGAGGCGTCGGCCACCGCCGCCGATCTCGCCGGGATCGCACGGGCCGCCGACCGGGCCGGCTTCGGATACCTGGCCACCTGCGACCACGTGGCCATCCCCCGGCGGCTCGCCGGGCCCATGAGCACCGTCTGGTACGACCCGGTCGCCACCCTGTCCTTCCTCGCCGGCATCACCGAGCGGGCGCGGCTGCTGAGCCACGTCGCGATCCTGGGCCTGCGCCATCCACTGATCAGCGCCAAGCAGTACGCCACCCTCGACCACCTCTCCGGCGGCCGGTTGATCCTCGGGGTGGGTGCCGGGCACGTGCAGGAGGAGTTCGAGATCCTCGGCGTGGACTTCGCGCGCCGCGGGGCCGTCCTCGACGAGACCCTGGACGCGCTACGGGCGGCGCTCGGGCCCGAGGAGTACCCGGAGTTCGAGGGCGAGCTGTTCTCCTTCAAGGACCTCGGCCAGCTGCCCCGACCCGCCCAGGAGCGGATCCCCGTCTGGGTGGGCGGCTCCTCGCCCGCCGCCGTGCGCCGCGCCGCGGTACGGGGCGACGGCTGGCTCCCGCAGGGCGACCCGCGCGACAGGCTTCCGGGGCAGATCGCCCGGATCGAGGAACTCCGCGAGGCGGCGGGGGTCACCGACCCCATCGAGTTCGGCGCGATCACCGAGGCGCTGTACATCGGCGAGCCCGACTGGGACACCGGCCGTCGCACCCTCACCGGCAAGGCGGAGGCGCTCGCCGAGTCCCTGCGGGAGTACAAGGCGCTCGGCGTGGACCAGATCCAGGTGCGCTTCCGTAGCCGCGACCGCGCCGAACTCGTCGACCAGATCACCGCTTTCGGGGCCGAGGTGGCCCCCCTCCTCAACGACTAG
- a CDS encoding transmembrane-type terpene cyclase: MLTLVSGIAWTLVYVEAIRVGLRDRTYAMPVAALALNFAWESTYAVREFSVGLSPQGVVDVVWAVADLVIVYTYLRFGRAELPDFVTRPLFATWSVLIFGTGFAVQWLFLAHFGAHDASRYSAFLQNLLMSGLFIALYVSRRGPLGQSLTIAVAKWLGTLAPTLLFGVIEDAPFILGLGILCGVFDLAYIGLLLRPRLAGASRVRSLPAPSR, translated from the coding sequence ATGCTCACGCTGGTCAGCGGGATCGCCTGGACACTCGTGTACGTGGAGGCGATCCGCGTCGGGCTGCGGGACCGGACGTACGCGATGCCGGTCGCCGCGCTCGCGCTCAACTTCGCCTGGGAGAGCACCTACGCCGTCCGCGAGTTCTCGGTCGGGCTCTCCCCGCAGGGCGTGGTCGACGTGGTGTGGGCGGTGGCCGACCTGGTGATCGTCTACACGTACCTGCGCTTCGGGCGGGCCGAGCTGCCGGACTTCGTGACCAGGCCGCTCTTCGCCACCTGGTCGGTCCTGATCTTCGGTACGGGGTTCGCCGTGCAGTGGCTGTTCCTGGCGCACTTCGGGGCGCACGACGCGTCCCGCTACTCGGCGTTCCTGCAGAACCTGCTCATGTCCGGGCTGTTCATCGCCCTCTACGTCTCCCGGCGGGGGCCGCTCGGCCAGTCCCTGACCATCGCCGTCGCCAAATGGCTGGGCACGCTCGCCCCGACCCTGCTCTTCGGCGTGATCGAGGACGCCCCGTTCATCCTCGGTCTCGGGATCCTGTGCGGCGTCTTCGACCTCGCCTACATCGGACTGCTGCTGCGGCCCCGCCTCGCCGGCGCCTCCCGCGTCAGAAGCCTGCCGGCCCCATCACGATGA
- a CDS encoding L,D-transpeptidase family protein has translation MSKHVRARSRPPRKPGAPRSTRRVALAAVLGLATFTAGWIHVAQDPDKAAGPRPQARADARPQAEDRAARDERRAAQQAAPHAAPPAPAPQGLPGVSERTLTRIPAESRQLILVTGRAMDSSESTAAFYTRPAAGADWVKAMSWPARNGANGWSVERTYGDLTSPMGVYALTDAGGLLPKPPGTRLPYDEDNGFVATGLGVNGESLVGSFDYVVAIDFNRRPGRSPLDPVMPDGEDKGGNIWLHVDHDGPSQGCVGIPKAAMKQVLETLDPAAKPVIVMGPAGF, from the coding sequence ATGAGCAAGCACGTCCGAGCCCGCTCCCGCCCGCCCCGTAAGCCCGGTGCGCCCCGTAGCACCCGCCGGGTGGCTCTTGCCGCCGTGCTCGGTCTGGCGACCTTCACGGCCGGCTGGATCCACGTGGCCCAGGACCCGGACAAGGCCGCCGGTCCCCGGCCGCAGGCCCGCGCGGACGCCCGCCCGCAGGCCGAGGACCGTGCCGCGCGTGACGAGCGGCGGGCCGCGCAGCAGGCCGCCCCGCACGCCGCCCCGCCGGCACCCGCCCCGCAGGGCCTGCCCGGCGTCAGCGAGCGGACCCTGACCCGGATCCCGGCCGAGTCCCGGCAGCTGATCCTGGTCACCGGTCGGGCGATGGACTCCTCGGAGTCCACGGCCGCCTTCTACACGCGCCCCGCGGCCGGCGCCGACTGGGTCAAGGCCATGAGCTGGCCGGCCCGCAACGGGGCCAACGGCTGGTCCGTCGAACGTACGTACGGAGACCTGACCTCGCCGATGGGCGTGTACGCGCTCACCGACGCCGGCGGTCTGCTGCCGAAGCCGCCCGGGACCCGGCTCCCGTACGACGAGGACAACGGCTTCGTCGCCACCGGCCTCGGGGTGAACGGGGAGTCCCTGGTGGGGTCCTTCGACTATGTCGTCGCCATCGACTTCAACCGCAGGCCGGGCCGGTCCCCGCTGGACCCCGTCATGCCGGACGGCGAGGACAAGGGCGGCAACATCTGGCTGCACGTGGACCACGACGGCCCCTCGCAGGGCTGTGTGGGCATCCCGAAGGCGGCCATGAAGCAGGTCCTGGAGACCCTCGACCCGGCGGCGAAGCCGGTCATCGTGATGGGGCCGGCAGGCTTCTGA
- a CDS encoding sensor histidine kinase — protein MRGRPSWRRLRTERGRLTALYGSLLLLAGGGLVALVYVLVGQGLYASVSGAVRTVSPAYVVRSPGPVPGRTLAPGCPCEPAKALPPGQAPSAEQLRSYAYTQNLSDAVTDATRHRLLMYSLLALAVFAVLSIWLAWWMAGRVLRPVGVITETARRLSGENLDERISLDAPPGELKQLADTFDAMLGRMEQLVSAQRRFAANAAHELRTPLAVQRAAAEIGLAGDPSPEKVARIRAKLIGVADSSEHLIESLLLLAVSEQGLESTGPVDLAALAAAELAACPQEGLTVVRTLAPLTVSGDRTLLGHLLRNLLINAVRHNRADGRISVSTSVEGELTVANTGPVIDPADVPGLLEPFRRRAERLHTVGEGAGLGLSIVASIARAHGAELVVRADPAPEGGLTVRVRFPPTDEARTS, from the coding sequence GTGAGGGGCCGCCCGTCGTGGCGGCGGCTGCGGACCGAACGCGGCCGCCTCACCGCCCTGTACGGCTCCCTGCTGCTCCTGGCGGGCGGCGGCCTGGTGGCGCTGGTCTACGTCCTCGTCGGACAGGGCCTCTACGCGAGCGTCAGCGGGGCCGTCCGTACGGTGAGCCCGGCCTACGTCGTCCGGTCGCCCGGACCCGTCCCCGGCCGGACCCTCGCCCCGGGCTGCCCTTGCGAACCGGCGAAGGCGCTGCCCCCGGGGCAGGCCCCCAGCGCCGAGCAGCTGAGGAGCTACGCGTACACGCAGAACCTCTCCGACGCCGTCACCGACGCCACCCGGCACCGGCTGCTCATGTACTCCCTCCTCGCGTTGGCCGTCTTCGCCGTGCTGTCGATCTGGCTCGCCTGGTGGATGGCCGGCCGGGTGCTGCGCCCCGTCGGCGTGATCACCGAGACGGCGCGCCGGCTGTCCGGGGAGAACCTGGACGAGCGGATCTCCCTCGACGCGCCGCCCGGCGAGCTCAAGCAGCTGGCCGACACCTTCGACGCGATGCTGGGGCGGATGGAGCAGCTGGTGTCCGCGCAGCGGCGGTTCGCGGCGAACGCGGCGCACGAACTGCGCACCCCGCTCGCGGTGCAGCGGGCGGCGGCCGAGATCGGCCTGGCGGGGGATCCGTCGCCGGAGAAGGTGGCCCGGATCCGGGCCAAGCTGATCGGGGTCGCCGACTCCAGCGAGCACCTCATCGAGTCCCTGCTGCTGCTCGCCGTCTCCGAGCAGGGGTTGGAGTCCACCGGCCCGGTGGACCTGGCGGCGCTCGCGGCGGCCGAGTTGGCGGCCTGTCCGCAGGAGGGGCTGACCGTCGTACGGACCCTCGCGCCGCTGACCGTGTCGGGCGACCGGACGCTGCTGGGGCACCTGCTGCGGAACCTGCTGATCAACGCGGTGCGCCACAACCGCGCCGACGGCCGGATCAGCGTGTCCACGTCCGTCGAGGGGGAACTGACGGTGGCGAACACCGGGCCGGTGATCGATCCGGCGGACGTGCCGGGGCTGCTGGAGCCGTTCCGCAGGCGCGCCGAACGGCTGCACACCGTGGGTGAGGGCGCCGGGTTGGGGCTGTCGATCGTGGCGTCGATCGCGCGGGCGCACGGGGCGGAGCTGGTGGTGCGGGCCGATCCGGCCCCGGAGGGCGGGCTGACGGTCCGGGTCCGCTTCCCGCCGACCGACGAGGCGCGCACGTCGTAG
- a CDS encoding response regulator transcription factor, which produces MRVLVVEDEEFLREMIAEGLRRDALAVDEASDGLEALRRLRLGEYDVLVLDRDLPGLHGDEVCRQVVRERLLTRVLMLTASGTVRDRVEGLGLGADDYLTKPFAYDELLARVLALGRRARPALPPVLERAGVAVDTARRSATRDGHRLALSRKEFAVLEALLRAEGAVVSNDDLIEQVWEQDTSYSTNAVRVTLSKLRAKLGEPPLIETVPGAGYRIAAR; this is translated from the coding sequence ATGCGCGTACTGGTGGTGGAGGACGAGGAATTCCTCCGGGAGATGATCGCCGAGGGGCTGCGCCGCGACGCGCTCGCCGTCGACGAGGCGAGCGACGGCCTGGAGGCCCTGCGGCGGCTGCGCCTGGGCGAGTACGACGTCCTCGTCCTGGACCGCGACCTGCCCGGCCTGCACGGCGACGAGGTCTGCCGGCAGGTCGTGCGCGAGCGGCTGCTGACCCGTGTCCTGATGCTGACCGCCTCCGGGACCGTACGGGACCGGGTCGAAGGCCTCGGTCTCGGCGCCGACGACTACCTCACCAAGCCCTTCGCCTACGACGAGCTGCTCGCCCGCGTCCTGGCCCTCGGCCGGCGGGCCCGCCCCGCCCTGCCGCCCGTACTGGAGCGTGCCGGGGTCGCCGTCGACACCGCCCGACGCAGCGCCACCCGCGACGGGCACCGGCTCGCGCTGTCCCGCAAGGAGTTCGCCGTGCTGGAGGCGCTGCTGCGCGCCGAAGGGGCCGTCGTCAGCAACGACGACCTGATCGAGCAGGTGTGGGAGCAGGACACCAGCTACTCCACCAACGCCGTCCGTGTCACCCTCAGCAAGCTCCGCGCCAAGCTGGGCGAGCCACCGCTGATCGAGACCGTGCCGGGCGCGGGCTACCGGATCGCGGCCCGGTGA